From the genome of Vibrio navarrensis, one region includes:
- the pseB gene encoding UDP-N-acetylglucosamine 4,6-dehydratase (inverting), producing the protein MLNNKTVLITGGTGSFGKQFVKTILNRYPAVKKIIIFSRDELKQFELKQQYPHNQYPQLRFFIGDVRDRNRMIQACEGVDVIIHAAAIKQVDTAEYNPTECIRTNIDGAENVIQAALQCGVKDVVALSTDKACAPINLYGATKLASDKLFTAANNIKGSKKIRFSVVRYGNVMGSRGSVIPFFLKKRAEGVLPITHEEMTRFNISLQDGVNMVMYALEHHLGGEIFVPKIPSYKILDIAKAIAPECKTEVVGIRPGEKLHEEMITDTDSLNTIDLGKYYAILPSVSFTYTEAEYLKHHKAEKVPFGFKYNSGTNTEWESIESLRELIKEHVDPNFAV; encoded by the coding sequence ATGTTAAATAATAAAACAGTCCTGATTACTGGTGGAACTGGTTCATTTGGTAAGCAGTTCGTCAAAACAATCCTTAACCGTTATCCAGCAGTGAAGAAAATAATCATTTTCTCTCGTGATGAACTGAAGCAGTTTGAGCTGAAACAGCAGTATCCACACAACCAGTACCCTCAACTTCGTTTCTTTATTGGCGATGTGCGTGATCGTAACCGTATGATCCAAGCTTGTGAAGGGGTTGATGTGATCATTCATGCTGCCGCGATCAAACAAGTAGATACCGCCGAATACAACCCAACAGAGTGTATTCGTACCAACATCGATGGGGCGGAGAATGTTATTCAGGCCGCGCTTCAGTGTGGTGTCAAAGATGTTGTTGCCCTTTCGACAGATAAAGCCTGCGCACCCATTAACCTTTATGGCGCCACCAAGCTCGCATCAGATAAGCTGTTTACTGCAGCGAATAACATCAAGGGCTCAAAGAAAATCCGTTTTAGTGTCGTGCGTTACGGCAACGTCATGGGCTCTCGTGGTTCAGTGATTCCTTTCTTTTTGAAAAAGCGTGCAGAAGGTGTGTTACCGATCACTCATGAAGAGATGACGCGTTTTAATATTTCATTGCAAGATGGCGTAAACATGGTGATGTATGCGCTTGAGCACCATCTTGGCGGTGAAATTTTTGTACCGAAGATCCCATCGTACAAGATATTAGATATCGCAAAAGCCATTGCACCTGAGTGCAAAACTGAGGTTGTTGGGATCCGCCCAGGTGAGAAACTGCACGAAGAGATGATCACCGACACAGACTCTCTTAATACTATCGACCTTGGTAAGTATTACGCGATTCTGCCTTCTGTTTCCTTTACTTACACCGAAGCAGAATATCTCAAACACCACAAAGCTGAAAAAGTGCCGTTTGGATTTAAATACAACTCCGGTACCAATACAGAGTGGGAAAGTATTGAAAGCTTACGCGAGCTCATCAAAGAGCACGTAGATCCCAACTTTGCAGTGTGA
- the pseC gene encoding UDP-4-amino-4,6-dideoxy-N-acetyl-beta-L-altrosamine transaminase, producing MRAAVIPYGKQDISQQDIDSVVEVLKSDFLTQGPQVPAFEKTLTEHTGAKFAFAVNSATSALHMACLALGLGEGDWLWTSPITFVASANCALYCGAKVDFVDIDPATYNLCPRKLEEKLIKAKAKGMLPKIVVPVHLCGQPCDMQAIGKLAKEYGFHVIEDASHAIGGKYRGQPIGNCDYSDITVFSFHPVKIVTTAEGGAALTNHPDLADKLALLRSHGITRDPKQMEGESHGGWYYQQIALGYNYRMTELQAALGVSQMQRLEDFVTARHQIAQRYNEQLADLPIVLPYQLPETYSGLHLYVIRLCLEEIGLSHKQVFDALRERGIGVNLHYIPVHTQPYYAKMGFSVGDFPESERYYQEAMSLPMFHGMTLEQQNTVVQILTDVLQRR from the coding sequence GTGAGAGCCGCAGTGATCCCTTACGGAAAGCAAGACATAAGTCAGCAAGATATTGATAGTGTCGTTGAGGTGTTGAAATCCGATTTCCTCACCCAAGGACCTCAAGTTCCTGCGTTTGAAAAAACCTTAACTGAGCATACTGGAGCGAAGTTCGCCTTTGCCGTCAATAGTGCGACCTCGGCGCTGCACATGGCCTGTTTAGCACTGGGACTGGGTGAAGGGGATTGGTTGTGGACGTCACCTATTACGTTCGTCGCGTCGGCAAATTGTGCCTTGTATTGTGGCGCAAAGGTGGACTTTGTCGATATCGACCCCGCAACGTATAACCTATGCCCCCGCAAGCTCGAAGAAAAACTCATCAAGGCCAAAGCGAAGGGCATGCTGCCGAAAATCGTGGTGCCCGTTCATCTGTGTGGTCAGCCCTGCGACATGCAAGCCATTGGTAAGTTAGCGAAGGAGTACGGATTTCACGTGATTGAAGATGCCTCGCATGCCATTGGAGGCAAGTACCGTGGTCAGCCGATTGGCAATTGTGACTATTCAGACATTACCGTATTTAGTTTCCACCCGGTGAAAATAGTCACCACTGCCGAGGGTGGGGCTGCTTTGACTAATCACCCAGATCTTGCAGACAAGTTGGCGTTACTGCGCAGTCATGGCATTACCCGCGATCCAAAGCAGATGGAAGGGGAAAGCCATGGCGGCTGGTATTATCAGCAGATCGCCTTGGGTTACAACTACCGAATGACAGAGCTTCAAGCGGCGTTGGGCGTGAGCCAAATGCAGCGGTTGGAAGATTTTGTCACTGCCCGACATCAGATTGCGCAACGTTACAATGAACAATTGGCTGATTTACCTATTGTGCTACCGTACCAACTACCGGAAACGTATTCTGGCTTACATCTCTATGTGATTCGTTTGTGCTTAGAGGAGATCGGATTAAGTCACAAGCAGGTATTTGATGCACTGCGTGAGCGAGGGATCGGTGTGAACCTGCACTATATTCCGGTCCATACGCAGCCCTATTACGCCAAGATGGGCTTTAGTGTAGGAGATTTCCCGGAATCTGAACGCTACTATCAAGAAGCGATGTCACTTCCCATGTTTCATGGTATGACACTTGAGCAACAAAATACCGTGGTTCAAATTCTCACCGACGTATTACAGAGACGCTAA
- the pseF gene encoding pseudaminic acid cytidylyltransferase, producing the protein MKIAIIPARGGSKRIPRKNIKAFHGKPMIAYSIEAALASGCFDKVIVSTDDAEIAQVAQAHGAEVPFLRPTDISDDYATTMDVMAHAIHWCQNEGWDIEAVCCLYATAPFVRSEDLQQGYALLQETGVQFVFSATSFPFPIQRAIKLGQDGGVSMFAPENEQVRSQDLEEAYHDAGQFYWGQTDAFVEKRSVFSPHSRIVLLPRKRVQDIDTLEDWEFAESLFTALKLVKSQS; encoded by the coding sequence ATGAAAATCGCGATTATTCCAGCACGAGGTGGTAGCAAACGCATACCAAGGAAAAATATCAAGGCGTTTCATGGTAAGCCGATGATCGCTTATTCCATTGAAGCCGCCTTGGCCTCTGGCTGTTTTGATAAAGTGATCGTATCAACCGATGACGCTGAAATTGCCCAGGTCGCCCAGGCTCATGGGGCTGAGGTGCCTTTTTTACGGCCGACAGACATTTCTGACGACTATGCGACGACGATGGACGTTATGGCTCATGCGATTCATTGGTGTCAAAATGAAGGTTGGGATATTGAAGCGGTCTGCTGTTTATACGCAACGGCGCCGTTCGTGCGATCTGAAGATTTGCAGCAAGGCTATGCTCTATTGCAAGAGACAGGAGTGCAATTTGTCTTTAGTGCAACATCGTTCCCATTCCCCATTCAGCGTGCAATCAAACTGGGTCAAGACGGTGGCGTTTCGATGTTTGCACCAGAAAATGAGCAAGTAAGATCACAAGATCTTGAGGAAGCCTATCATGATGCAGGGCAGTTTTATTGGGGGCAGACCGATGCCTTTGTGGAAAAACGTTCTGTTTTTTCACCTCACTCTCGAATCGTGCTTCTTCCTAGAAAGCGTGTTCAAGACATCGATACACTTGAGGACTGGGAGTTCGCCGAATCCTTATTTACTGCCTTGAAACTCGTTAAGTCACAAAGTTAG
- the pseG gene encoding UDP-2,4-diacetamido-2,4,6-trideoxy-beta-L-altropyranose hydrolase, whose protein sequence is MKVVFRVDASLLIGSGHVMRCLVLANELRRKGHEILFACTPLTGDMRSFILERGFDVLALPEPREVMKPAHDADYEAWLQKSVDADADDFLRAVSAADLVITDHYAIGEPWQKRVKASLGCRLLAIDDLARHHRADLILDQTLGREQAAYAESKTRVLVGSEYALLQRGFSSQREAALGRALSEDRPKVLVSMGGIDAPNATLKVLESLCHPQIDAEITVLLSPRAPHFHKVKAWCALHSQVTHQEFVEDMASLMLAHDVAIGAPGTTSWERACLGLPSIIVPLAENQQLICQQLVKRHAALQVDIDVIPQRLADEYQKLLKQWSQIKDTNLALCDGRGARRVVFEIEQLLGEEKEGISLVRALPEDIALIYEWQCHPETRKHALTPNIPTWDEHHAWMSRKLRSVTDYYYMVVERANEGQKVGAVRLDRMRPGHYLVSIFVDPQNYGKGIAYKALRAIDAIHPDVTLHATVLKANIASQRLFQKADYQQVDEETYIRQPID, encoded by the coding sequence ATGAAGGTTGTTTTCCGAGTCGATGCGTCTTTATTGATCGGCAGTGGGCATGTGATGCGTTGCCTGGTACTTGCTAATGAGTTACGCCGCAAAGGGCATGAAATTCTGTTCGCTTGCACGCCACTCACCGGAGATATGCGTTCGTTTATCCTGGAGCGAGGATTTGACGTTTTGGCTCTTCCCGAGCCTCGAGAAGTGATGAAGCCCGCGCATGATGCCGACTATGAGGCGTGGCTGCAAAAGAGCGTGGATGCCGATGCCGATGATTTCTTAAGGGCCGTGTCCGCGGCAGATCTGGTCATTACCGATCACTATGCGATTGGAGAACCTTGGCAGAAACGGGTCAAAGCATCGCTCGGTTGTCGCTTGCTTGCCATTGACGATTTAGCAAGGCATCATCGAGCGGATCTGATATTGGATCAAACGCTAGGACGTGAGCAAGCCGCTTATGCCGAGTCAAAAACACGCGTGCTGGTTGGTAGTGAGTATGCCTTGTTGCAGCGAGGTTTCTCGAGTCAGCGAGAAGCCGCACTTGGCCGAGCGTTGTCAGAAGACCGTCCTAAAGTACTGGTTTCGATGGGCGGAATTGACGCCCCCAATGCCACCTTAAAAGTGCTTGAGTCATTGTGTCATCCACAAATAGACGCTGAAATTACTGTGCTCTTATCCCCGCGAGCACCTCACTTTCATAAAGTGAAAGCGTGGTGTGCTTTGCACTCGCAGGTCACGCATCAAGAATTTGTCGAAGATATGGCCAGCTTAATGTTGGCTCATGATGTGGCGATTGGTGCACCAGGCACCACCAGTTGGGAGCGTGCTTGTCTTGGCTTACCCAGCATTATTGTTCCCTTAGCTGAAAATCAACAGCTAATCTGCCAGCAGCTCGTCAAGCGCCATGCGGCCTTGCAAGTCGATATCGATGTTATCCCTCAGCGTTTAGCCGATGAGTACCAGAAGCTGCTAAAGCAATGGTCACAGATCAAAGACACCAATTTGGCGCTTTGTGATGGACGGGGTGCTCGTCGAGTCGTGTTTGAAATCGAACAGTTACTAGGAGAAGAGAAAGAAGGGATCAGTTTGGTGCGGGCGTTACCAGAAGATATTGCATTGATTTATGAATGGCAGTGCCATCCAGAGACCAGAAAACATGCATTAACGCCAAATATACCAACGTGGGATGAACATCATGCCTGGATGTCGAGAAAATTACGCTCAGTTACAGACTACTACTATATGGTTGTGGAGCGAGCTAATGAAGGCCAAAAAGTGGGTGCCGTTCGTTTAGATAGAATGCGTCCAGGACACTATCTTGTCTCCATTTTTGTTGATCCGCAGAATTATGGGAAAGGAATAGCGTACAAAGCGCTACGAGCAATTGATGCAATCCATCCCGATGTGACACTTCATGCCACTGTTTTGAAAGCCAACATTGCATCACAACGACTGTTCCAAAAAGCCGACTACCAACAAGTCGATGAAGAAACTTATATCCGTCAACCCATTGATTGA
- the pseI gene encoding pseudaminic acid synthase — translation MTPFITIDGRKIGPDYPPYIIAELSANHNGDINRAFQIMEEAKKAGADAIKLQTYTHETITMDCDSEEFQIHGGLWDGQTLYELYKGAHMPWEWHKPLFEKAKQLGITIFSSPFDFTAVDLLEELDAPAYKIASFELIDLPLIKRVAQTGKPMIMSTGMANEVEIAEAIKTAKENGCQELVVLHCVSGYPAPADQYNLRTIADIAERFNVLAGLSDHTIDNATAVTSVALGACLIEKHVTMDRNGGGADDSFSLEPHELQALCRDTKTAWAALGKVNYERTEAEKGNVKFRRSLYIVKDIKAGEVLTEEHVRSIRPGFGLAPKYYDEVLGKKAKTNIARGTALRFDLIEE, via the coding sequence ATGACGCCATTTATAACCATTGACGGCCGCAAAATCGGTCCGGATTATCCTCCCTATATTATTGCAGAACTTTCCGCTAATCATAATGGCGATATCAACCGTGCTTTCCAAATTATGGAAGAAGCAAAAAAGGCGGGGGCTGATGCGATCAAATTACAAACTTATACCCATGAAACAATCACTATGGATTGTGACTCTGAGGAGTTCCAAATTCATGGAGGCTTATGGGATGGCCAGACCCTGTACGAACTTTATAAGGGAGCGCATATGCCTTGGGAGTGGCATAAGCCGCTCTTTGAGAAAGCCAAACAGCTAGGCATAACCATATTTAGCTCTCCGTTTGATTTCACAGCGGTTGACCTTTTAGAAGAACTGGACGCGCCTGCGTATAAAATCGCTTCTTTCGAGTTGATAGACTTGCCCTTGATTAAGCGAGTAGCACAGACGGGCAAGCCAATGATTATGTCAACAGGCATGGCAAATGAAGTGGAGATTGCAGAGGCTATCAAGACAGCGAAAGAGAATGGTTGCCAGGAACTCGTGGTACTTCACTGTGTGAGTGGTTACCCAGCGCCTGCCGATCAATATAATCTCAGAACAATTGCAGATATTGCTGAGCGTTTTAATGTTCTTGCAGGGCTTTCGGATCACACAATAGACAATGCGACGGCGGTGACATCAGTGGCGCTTGGGGCTTGTTTGATAGAAAAACATGTGACGATGGATCGAAATGGTGGTGGTGCCGACGATAGCTTTTCATTAGAGCCGCATGAGCTGCAAGCATTGTGCCGAGATACAAAGACCGCTTGGGCAGCTTTGGGTAAAGTGAATTACGAGCGTACCGAGGCAGAGAAAGGCAATGTTAAGTTCCGTCGCTCTTTATATATTGTAAAGGATATCAAAGCGGGGGAGGTCTTAACCGAAGAGCATGTGCGTAGTATTCGGCCTGGCTTTGGCTTAGCGCCTAAGTATTATGATGAAGTTTTGGGGAAAAAAGCGAAAACAAACATCGCTAGAGGAACAGCACTACGATTTGATTTGATTGAAGAGTAG